The genomic window TTTTTTGTTCTTTTGTTAGTTTAGCCATAAAAAAACTGCACCCTCCATCTTAGTTGTCTAAGATTTTGGGTGCAGTACACAATTAATTGTGGAGTAGTAAAAGGAGGAGCTGCTAAAAATGTTGTAGCAGAAAAAGCTTTTTTAGAGTTTGAATTTAGAGTAAAAAAAATTGAAGAAGCTAAAGAAGTCATAAAAAAAGTAGAAATCTTAAAAGAACATGCAAAAGAAAAAGAAATAAAAGTAGTTATTTTGGGTGGATTAAACAGAGGTCCAATGATTTTTGATGAAAAAAGTAAGGTACTTTTTGAATTAATAAAATCCAAAGGGAAGGAATTAGATATAGAGATAAAAGGAGTTTCAAGCGGAGGAGCTTCAGATGGAAATTTAACTTCTAGTGTGGGAAGTCCCACAATAGATGGATTAGGACCAGTTGGTGGAGGACAGCATAGTACAAGTGAATATTTAGATTTAGATTCTGTTGAAGAAAGAATAAATTTATTGGTAAAAGTTATAGAAGGAATATAAATTAAAATTATGGGGGATGATTTTATGGAAATACAAAAAAAGGGATTATTTAATAGATTTTTAGATAACGTGGAAAGAGTAGGAAATAAGTTACCTCATCCAGCAACAATCTTTTTTATTTTTGCAATTATGGTTGTTGTAATTTCGCATTTTGCAGCTTTAGGTGGAGCTGAAGTAACTTTTAAGGCTATAAATAAAGAACACCAATTAATAGATAAAACAGTTAAAGCAGTAAGTTTATTAACACCAGATGGAATAAGATGGATGTTTAAATCTATAGTTAAAAATTTTACAGGTTTTGCTCCTTTAGGAATGGTATTGGTAGCTATGTTTGGAGTTGGGGTAGCAGAAGAAACAGGATTACTAACAGTTTTATTAAGAAAGCTTGTTTTAAGTGCACCAAGGTCAATAATTACAGCAGTAATAGTTTTTGCAGGGGTAATGTCTAATATCGCTGCTGATGCAGGTTATGTTGTGTTAGTACCATTAGGAGCATTAATTTTCTTAAGTTTTGGACGTCATCCTTTAGCTGGATTGGCAGCAGGTTTCGCTGGAGTTTCGGGAGGATTTTCAGCAAACTTATTAATAGGAACACTTGATCCTTTACTAGGAGGAATAAGTACAGAAGCTGCAAGATTATTAGATCCAAATTACACAGTTTCACCTACAGCTAACTATTATTTTATGGCAGTGTCTTGTATATTGATTACAATAGTTGGAACTATAATAACAGAAAAGTTAATAGAACCAAGATTAGGAAAATATGAAGGAAGTCAGAAAGTAGAAATAACAGAAATAACAATGATAGAAAAAAGAGGATTGAAGGCAGCAGGATTATCTTTGTTAGTATTTCTTATATTTATAGCATTTTTAAGTGTTCCTCAAAATGCAATTTTAAGAAATCCATTAAATCATTCATTAACAGATCATTCACCTTTAATGGACAGTATGGTTGCAATAATTAGCTTAGGATTTATGATTCCTGGAATTTTTTATGGAATTTTTTCTGGAAAAGTAAAAAGTGATAAAGATATTATAAAAGGAATGAGAAATTCAATGGCATCAATGGCAGGATATATCAGTATAGTATTTTTTGCCAGTCAATTTATAGCGTATTTTAAATATTCTAATTTAGGGACTATTTTGGCGGTTAATGGTGCAGAGTTTTTAAAAGAAACAGGATTTACAGGATTACCATTAGTTGTATCATTTATTCTAGTATCAGCATTTATGAATTTATTTATGGGATCAGCGTCAGCAAAATGGACGATAATGGCTCCTATATTTGTTCCTATGTTTATGGGAATTGGTTTTGCTCCAGAATTTACACAAGTAGTGTACAGAATAGGAGATTCTACAACTAATATAATAACTCCTTTAATGTCAAATTTTGCAACAGTAATAGCTTTCGGACAAAAATATGATGATAAACTTGGAATAGGAACTTTAGTTTCAATGATGTTACCTTATACTATTTTCTTTTTAATTTTCTGGACAATATTAATGATAATATGGTATTTGCTAGGTTTACCTTTAGGACCAGATGGAGTAATACATTTAGCAAATATGATTTTTTAGAAGAATAATACTCCTTTTTAATAAAAATCTTTCTTGGGTATTTAACTCAAGGAAGATTTTTTTGTATAAAGAAAATTATTTACTTTTTAAATGGTTTTAAAAAATCAGAAGAATGTATGTAGAAAAATTTTTTTTGAATATGTATTAAAGTTTATTAATTAGTTGAAATGACTAAATAAATTAATATAACAACATTAAAATACAGATCATTATCTGGAAGATAGTTTGTGATTAAAATATTAAATTGTTTTTCTTAAAAATATGGTGTAAAATGAATATAAGATATCAGTATATTTTGCTAGGAGGAAACATGAAAACAATAAAAATTTCTGATAAAAGGACATTAAGTGAAAAAGTGTACGATAAATTAAAAGAATTAATAATGGATGGAGAATTAGAAAGAGGAACTAAAATAACAGAAACATCAATAGCTAAAATGTTTGATGTTAGTCCTACTCCCGTAAGAGAAGCTTTTAGAAGATTATCATCTGATGGTTTAATTGAAGTAACTTCTTGGAAAGGTGTAATAATAAAGGGAATAGATGAAAGGGATTTATTGGAAATATATGAATGTAGGGAAGCTTTAGAAGGAATGGTAGGAAAGTTAGCGGCTCAAAATGTAACTAACGAAGATATAAAAATACTGGAACAAATATTGAATAAGTGCGAAAAAACAGAGTACCCCCAAGATTTAATAGAATTAAACACAGAATTTCATAATGAGCTTTTAAAGATAGCTAATAATAAAAGATTAAAAAAACTATTAAATGACTTAATGACAGTTATTCTTTACGATAGAGGAATTTCTAATAGATATGCAGTAAGAAGGCAGGAAATAATAGATGAACATATAGAAATATTAAAATATTTAAGATTAAAAGATGAAAAAAAAGTGTCTGAATTAATGCAATTGCATATAAGAAAAGGATATTTGTTTATAAAAAGTTATTCAAAAGCAAATTAGGTAGTATAACAAGTATTGTATAAAAAAATCTCCGACTTTTATAAATCGGAGAATTTTTTTATTATTTTAATTATCTTTTTAAATCATATTTTATAAATTTAACTACTTGGATTATTATTGTTGGTATAAAAGCAAGTAGATAAATCATTCCAAGTTGAGCTAGAGTTATTGGAGCAGTTTCAAAGAATCTTCCACAAGCAGGAACCATTAATATAAGAGTTAAAAGTCCAGTTCCTATTAAGAAAGCATATACTGAGAATATATTTGAGAAAAGTCCAAGTTTTATGATGCTACTATTTGTACGGCAGTTAAATCCGTGGAAAAGTCTAGCAAGACAAAGTATAGCAAAAGCCATAGTCATTCCAACTTCTTTAGAAACTTTTAATCCTTGATAGAATCCAAGTAAAACAAATATTGTTATTAAACCACCTTGTAAAAGAATTTTCATAGAAAGTTCTTTTGTAAGAATTGGTTCGTTAATATCTCTTGGTTTTTCTTCTAACACTCTGTCTGAACCAGGCTCCATTCCGATTGCTATTGCAGGTAAACTATCAGTTACTAAGTTTATAAATAATAGATGTACTGGTGCAAATGGCATTGGAAGATTTAATATTGATGCGTAGAACACAGATATTATTCCAGCCAAGTTTCCAGAAAGTAAAAATTTAATTGAGTTTTTAATATTAGCGTAAATATTTCTTCCAGTAGCCACAGCTTTTACAATTGTAGAGAAGTTGTCATCAGTAAGTATCATTGATGCAGCATCTTTAGAAACTTCAGTACCAGTTATACCCATTGCAATACCGATGTCAGCTTTTTTAAGAGCTGGTGCGTCGTTAACTCCGTCTCCTGTCATAGCACAGATATTTCCTTTCTTTTGCCACATAGAAACAATTCTTATTTTATCACTAGGAGAAACTCTTGCGTAAACAGATATATGTTCAATCTCTTTTTCAAACTCTTCGTCAGAAAGTTTTTCAAGTTCGATACCCTCTAGTGCTTTATCTCCATTTCTTAAAATTCCAATTTCTCTAGCAATAGCAGAGGCAGTAATTTTGTGGTCACCAGTTATCATTATAGGTTTGATACCAGCTTTTATACAATCAGCAACAGCTTGTTTTGATTCTACTCTAGGTGGGTCAATCATAGAGATAAGACCTACAAAGATAAAGTTATTTTCATCATCATAGTTAAGTTGTTTCATAGAATCAAATTCTTTAACAACAAAAGATAAAACTCTTAGTCCATTGTTAGACATTTCAAAGTTTGTATTTTCTATATTTTTAATATCTTCAGCAGTTATCTCTCTTATTCCAGTAGAAGTTAAAATATATTTTGTTCTTCTTAGTACAACATCTAAAGCACCTTTTGTTATCATAAGATTTTTGCCATCTATGTCACAAAGAACAGACATCAATTTTCTATCAGAATCAAATGGGATTTCAGATATTCTTCTGTGTTTTTCTCTTATATCTAACTCTTTCATTCCAAGTTTATAAGCAAGAGTAGTTAGAGCAGTTTCTGTTGGGTCTCCAATCTCTGTTCCGTTGCTACTTATTGCGTCACTACATAAACAAGAGAATTTTATTAAAGAACCTTGTAAGCTATCATTTAAATCTATATTTTCAGTATCAGTTATTTTATTATCAATATAGATTTTTTTAACAGTCATTTTATTTTGAGTAAGAGTACCAGTTTTGTCAGAACAAATTATTGATACAGAACCTAATCCTTCAACAGCTTTTAATTTTTTTATTATTGCATTTTCTTTAGACATTTTTTGAGTTCCTATTGCAAGAACAATTGTAACTATTGGGTTTAAAGCCTCAGGTATAGCAGCAACAGCAAGTGCCACAGCAAACAGTAAAGATTCAATAACAGTAAGTCCGTGATAAATGTTAGTTCCAAAAACAAAAGCACAAAGAACTAAAATAGAGATAGAAAGATTTCTACCAAAAGTATCTAAAGAAATTTGTAATGGAGTAAGATTTTCTTTAGTTTCTTTCATAAGAGTAGCGATTTTACCAATCTCAGTATTCATACCAGTTTTAACAACCACAGCAGTTGCTCTACCGTATGTAACTAAACTTCCAGAGAAAACCATATTTTTTTGATCTCCTAAAGCTAGTTCATTTTTTTCTATAATTTCATCAGTTTTTTCTACACTTTCAGATTCTCCAGTAAGAGAACTTTCATTTGATTTAAGAGAAAAACATTCGATAATTCTAGCGTCAGCAGGAACAATATCTCCAGCCTCTAGTTGAATAATATCTCCAACAACTACATTTTTAGAAGAGATTTCTATTTTTTCTCCATTTCTTATTACACGAGTTTTTGGAGAAGATAGATTTTTTAAGCTTTCCAAAGAAGATTCAGCTCTTATATGTTGCACAGTTCCAAGTACAGCATTCATAGTGATAACAACAAAGATAACAATAGAACTTTCAAAATTTCCAGTAAACATAGAGATTAAACCAGCAATAATAAGAATTATTACAAGTACATCTTTAAATTGAGAGATAAAGATTGAAAGTGCACTTTCTTTTTCTCCCTCTTCAAGTTGGTTAAGACCATATTTTTCAATGTTCTCTTTCACTTGAGCAGAAGAAAGACCCTCATTAGTCACGCCAAACTCTTCAAATATCTCTTTCGTTGATTGATTAAAATATTTTTTCATTTTTCCTCCTAAAATAAATATTAAAAATAAAAAAGACTTCTAATATAGATATACTATATTAAAAGTCTCGTTACCTACAAAAATCTAAAGGCTTACAACACCAGACAGAAAATCTGTCGAGATTGTTGACGTTGTAAATTAAACTACTCCCTTTTCTATTCAATTAGTTTACGTGTGAATTATAGCATTTATAAAATAAATATGCAAGAAAAATTTAAAATTATTTTTCTAAATTATCTTTTTCAGGGATAGTCTCGTCCTGTTTATCCTCTTTTAAATCTTTTTTATCTTGACCAATTTCTTTTAAAAATATATCTTTTGCTTTAACCACCATAAGCATTAACAACATATAATGAATAATTTTATTTCTTTCAAAAGTTTCTCCAAAGAAATGAGTACCTAGAAAAAGTACTCCTATCCAAATTCCTAATACTAAGATTAGCATAAGGACTAATTTAAACCAAGAGTGCCAAAAACTTTTTTGCATAATAAAACTCCTTAATATTTAAAAAATTATTATTGAAATATATGTCATAATAATACTTCCTATTACAACGTAAAGATAATTTTTGAAGAAAAAAGAAAAAACAACTGCAGAAATTCCACCTATAAATGATGCTAAAAAATTTCCCGGAACAGCTCTTATTACATCAGGGAGAATTAAAGCCCCGATGGCTGAAAAAGGGATACATTTTAAAACCAGTGAAGTTCTTTTTGAAAATTTTATATTTTCCAAAAGTTTAAATGGTAAAAATCTTGGAATAAATGTAACTAAAGCTAGACCAAAAATCATTAAAAATATCTCTTTATTCATTTCCACTTTCCTCCTCTTTTTCAAATCTTTCTAAGATAAAACTTCCAATGAAAGAGGAAAGAAGAATAGCAAGTATCATATTCCAACCATTTGGAAAAATTTTAGAATATCCAATA from Fusobacterium perfoetens includes these protein-coding regions:
- a CDS encoding GntR family transcriptional regulator, which codes for MKTIKISDKRTLSEKVYDKLKELIMDGELERGTKITETSIAKMFDVSPTPVREAFRRLSSDGLIEVTSWKGVIIKGIDERDLLEIYECREALEGMVGKLAAQNVTNEDIKILEQILNKCEKTEYPQDLIELNTEFHNELLKIANNKRLKKLLNDLMTVILYDRGISNRYAVRRQEIIDEHIEILKYLRLKDEKKVSELMQLHIRKGYLFIKSYSKAN
- a CDS encoding AbgT family transporter, whose protein sequence is MEIQKKGLFNRFLDNVERVGNKLPHPATIFFIFAIMVVVISHFAALGGAEVTFKAINKEHQLIDKTVKAVSLLTPDGIRWMFKSIVKNFTGFAPLGMVLVAMFGVGVAEETGLLTVLLRKLVLSAPRSIITAVIVFAGVMSNIAADAGYVVLVPLGALIFLSFGRHPLAGLAAGFAGVSGGFSANLLIGTLDPLLGGISTEAARLLDPNYTVSPTANYYFMAVSCILITIVGTIITEKLIEPRLGKYEGSQKVEITEITMIEKRGLKAAGLSLLVFLIFIAFLSVPQNAILRNPLNHSLTDHSPLMDSMVAIISLGFMIPGIFYGIFSGKVKSDKDIIKGMRNSMASMAGYISIVFFASQFIAYFKYSNLGTILAVNGAEFLKETGFTGLPLVVSFILVSAFMNLFMGSASAKWTIMAPIFVPMFMGIGFAPEFTQVVYRIGDSTTNIITPLMSNFATVIAFGQKYDDKLGIGTLVSMMLPYTIFFLIFWTILMIIWYLLGLPLGPDGVIHLANMIF
- a CDS encoding AzlD domain-containing protein — its product is MNKEIFLMIFGLALVTFIPRFLPFKLLENIKFSKRTSLVLKCIPFSAIGALILPDVIRAVPGNFLASFIGGISAVVFSFFFKNYLYVVIGSIIMTYISIIIF
- a CDS encoding cation-translocating P-type ATPase yields the protein MKKYFNQSTKEIFEEFGVTNEGLSSAQVKENIEKYGLNQLEEGEKESALSIFISQFKDVLVIILIIAGLISMFTGNFESSIVIFVVITMNAVLGTVQHIRAESSLESLKNLSSPKTRVIRNGEKIEISSKNVVVGDIIQLEAGDIVPADARIIECFSLKSNESSLTGESESVEKTDEIIEKNELALGDQKNMVFSGSLVTYGRATAVVVKTGMNTEIGKIATLMKETKENLTPLQISLDTFGRNLSISILVLCAFVFGTNIYHGLTVIESLLFAVALAVAAIPEALNPIVTIVLAIGTQKMSKENAIIKKLKAVEGLGSVSIICSDKTGTLTQNKMTVKKIYIDNKITDTENIDLNDSLQGSLIKFSCLCSDAISSNGTEIGDPTETALTTLAYKLGMKELDIREKHRRISEIPFDSDRKLMSVLCDIDGKNLMITKGALDVVLRRTKYILTSTGIREITAEDIKNIENTNFEMSNNGLRVLSFVVKEFDSMKQLNYDDENNFIFVGLISMIDPPRVESKQAVADCIKAGIKPIMITGDHKITASAIAREIGILRNGDKALEGIELEKLSDEEFEKEIEHISVYARVSPSDKIRIVSMWQKKGNICAMTGDGVNDAPALKKADIGIAMGITGTEVSKDAASMILTDDNFSTIVKAVATGRNIYANIKNSIKFLLSGNLAGIISVFYASILNLPMPFAPVHLLFINLVTDSLPAIAIGMEPGSDRVLEEKPRDINEPILTKELSMKILLQGGLITIFVLLGFYQGLKVSKEVGMTMAFAILCLARLFHGFNCRTNSSIIKLGLFSNIFSVYAFLIGTGLLTLILMVPACGRFFETAPITLAQLGMIYLLAFIPTIIIQVVKFIKYDLKR
- a CDS encoding M20/M25/M40 family metallo-hydrolase; this encodes MQYTINCGVVKGGAAKNVVAEKAFLEFEFRVKKIEEAKEVIKKVEILKEHAKEKEIKVVILGGLNRGPMIFDEKSKVLFELIKSKGKELDIEIKGVSSGGASDGNLTSSVGSPTIDGLGPVGGGQHSTSEYLDLDSVEERINLLVKVIEGI